The Prevotella melaninogenica ATCC 25845 genome includes a window with the following:
- the thrS gene encoding threonine--tRNA ligase, which translates to MVKITFPDGSVREYEQGVTGFQIAESISPALARDVVSCGVNGETTELNRPINEDATIALYKFDDEEGKHTFWHTSAHLLAEALQELYPGIQFGFGPAVENGFFYDVMPAEGQTISENDFPKIEEKMRELAKKNEQVVRRDVSKADAVKEFTADGQEYKVEHIVEDLEDGTISTYSQGNFTDLCRGPHLVSTGAIKAVKITSVAGAFWRGDAKREQMTRIYGITFPKKKMLDEYLEMLEEAKKRDHRKIGKEMELFMFSDRVGKGLPIWLPKGTQLRLRLQELLRRLLRPYNYQEVITPGIGGKNLYVTSGHYAHYGKDAFQPIHTPEEDEEYMLKPMNCPHHCEIYAHKPRSYKDLPLRIAEFGTVFRYEKSGELHGLTRVRTFTQDDAHIFVRPDQVKAEFENNIDIILKVFKTFGFDNYEAQISLRDPEDKEKYIGSDEVWEESEAAIKEACAEKGLNARVELGEAAFYGPKLDFMVKDAIGRRWQLGTIQVDYNLPNRFKLEYTAEDNSKKTPVMVHRAPFGSLERFTAVLIEHTAGHFPLWLTPDQVAILPISEKYNDYARKVKAYFDAHDVRSIMDDRNEKIGRKIRDNELKRVPYMVIVGEKEAAEGLVSMRQQGGGEQATMTMEAFAERINNEVAEQLKGLD; encoded by the coding sequence ATGGTTAAAATCACTTTCCCAGACGGTTCCGTTCGTGAATACGAGCAGGGCGTAACTGGTTTTCAAATCGCCGAGAGCATTTCGCCGGCTCTCGCCCGTGACGTTGTATCTTGCGGTGTAAATGGCGAAACAACAGAACTCAATCGTCCTATCAATGAGGACGCTACCATCGCACTTTACAAGTTCGATGACGAAGAAGGTAAGCACACCTTCTGGCACACTTCTGCCCACCTCCTCGCTGAGGCTTTGCAGGAGCTTTACCCAGGCATTCAGTTCGGATTCGGACCAGCTGTTGAGAACGGCTTCTTCTATGACGTGATGCCTGCAGAGGGTCAGACAATCTCTGAGAATGACTTCCCAAAGATTGAAGAGAAGATGCGCGAACTTGCTAAGAAGAACGAGCAGGTCGTTCGTCGTGATGTCTCTAAGGCGGATGCTGTTAAGGAGTTTACTGCCGATGGACAGGAATATAAGGTGGAGCACATCGTTGAGGATCTCGAGGATGGCACTATCTCAACATATTCGCAGGGTAATTTCACCGACCTTTGTCGTGGTCCGCACCTCGTTTCTACGGGTGCTATCAAGGCTGTCAAGATAACCAGCGTTGCTGGAGCTTTCTGGCGTGGCGATGCTAAGCGCGAGCAGATGACACGTATCTATGGTATCACCTTCCCTAAGAAGAAGATGCTTGATGAATACCTCGAGATGCTTGAGGAGGCTAAGAAGCGCGACCATAGAAAGATTGGTAAGGAAATGGAACTCTTTATGTTCTCTGACCGTGTCGGTAAGGGTCTTCCTATCTGGTTGCCAAAGGGAACACAGCTTCGCCTGCGCCTACAGGAGCTCTTGCGTCGTCTCCTCCGTCCTTACAACTATCAGGAGGTAATCACACCGGGTATTGGTGGTAAGAACCTCTACGTAACTTCTGGTCACTATGCCCACTATGGCAAGGATGCGTTCCAGCCAATCCACACACCAGAGGAGGATGAGGAGTATATGCTCAAACCAATGAACTGCCCTCACCACTGTGAGATTTATGCTCATAAGCCACGTTCTTATAAGGATCTTCCACTGCGTATCGCAGAGTTTGGAACCGTATTCCGCTACGAGAAGAGCGGTGAGCTTCACGGACTTACACGTGTTCGTACTTTCACGCAGGACGATGCGCATATCTTCGTACGTCCTGATCAGGTAAAGGCAGAGTTTGAGAACAATATCGATATCATCCTCAAGGTGTTCAAGACCTTCGGTTTCGATAACTACGAGGCACAAATTTCCCTCCGCGACCCAGAGGACAAGGAGAAGTATATCGGCTCTGACGAGGTATGGGAAGAGAGCGAAGCAGCCATTAAGGAAGCATGCGCAGAGAAGGGTCTTAACGCTCGTGTAGAGCTTGGTGAGGCTGCCTTCTATGGTCCTAAGCTCGACTTCATGGTGAAGGATGCTATCGGTCGCCGTTGGCAGCTCGGTACAATTCAGGTAGACTATAACCTGCCTAACCGCTTCAAACTCGAATATACAGCAGAAGACAACTCTAAGAAGACACCAGTGATGGTTCACCGTGCACCATTCGGTTCACTCGAGCGTTTCACAGCCGTTCTCATCGAGCACACAGCAGGTCACTTCCCACTCTGGTTGACACCTGATCAGGTTGCTATCCTCCCAATCTCTGAGAAGTATAACGACTATGCCCGCAAGGTGAAGGCTTACTTCGATGCGCACGACGTACGTTCAATTATGGACGACCGCAACGAGAAGATTGGTCGCAAGATTCGCGACAACGAGCTCAAGCGTGTTCCTTACATGGTTATCGTTGGCGAGAAAGAAGCTGCCGAGGGTCTCGTTTCAATGCGTCAGCAGGGCGGTGGCGAGCAGGCTACTATGACAATGGAAGCCTTCGCAGAGCGTATCAACAACGAGGTTGCTGAACAGCTGAAGGGGTTGGATTAA
- the infC gene encoding translation initiation factor IF-3: protein MKNDKMKMKYRVNEQIRVREVRVVSDDGAEVMPTRKALELAQKEGVDLVEISPNAQPPVCRIIDYSKFLYQQKKHQKEMKQKQVKQEVKEIRFGPQTDEHDYKFKLKHAQEFLNAGNKVRAYVFFRGRSILFKEQGEVLLLRFANDLEELAKVEQLPKLEGKKMFLYLAPKKAGVAKKSQQKRDREEAEAGAKAGAEGVSEEPKTDGGLFANAKNGADALKKLNID, encoded by the coding sequence ATGAAGAATGACAAAATGAAAATGAAGTACCGCGTGAACGAGCAGATTCGCGTTCGGGAAGTACGTGTGGTAAGTGATGATGGAGCTGAGGTTATGCCTACGCGAAAAGCGTTGGAATTAGCTCAGAAAGAGGGAGTTGACCTTGTGGAGATTTCTCCTAACGCACAGCCACCGGTTTGTCGTATCATCGACTATTCTAAGTTCCTCTACCAGCAGAAGAAGCATCAGAAGGAGATGAAGCAGAAGCAGGTTAAGCAGGAGGTGAAGGAGATTCGTTTCGGTCCTCAGACGGATGAGCACGACTATAAGTTTAAGCTCAAGCATGCGCAGGAGTTCCTCAATGCAGGTAATAAGGTACGCGCATACGTGTTCTTCCGTGGTCGTTCGATTCTGTTTAAGGAGCAGGGCGAGGTGTTATTGCTTCGTTTCGCCAACGATCTTGAGGAGCTTGCAAAGGTAGAGCAGCTTCCGAAACTCGAAGGCAAGAAGATGTTCCTCTATCTTGCACCTAAGAAGGCAGGTGTTGCCAAGAAGAGTCAGCAGAAGCGCGACCGTGAGGAGGCAGAGGCTGGTGCGAAGGCAGGTGCTGAGGGCGTCAGCGAGGAGCCAAAGACGGATGGCGGTTTGTTTGCCAACGCTAAGAATGGTGCTGACGCATTGAAGAAACTGAATATTGACTAA
- the rpmI gene encoding 50S ribosomal protein L35, with protein sequence MPKQKTNSGAKKRFTFTGTGKIKRHHAYHSHILTKKTKKQKRNLVHQTLVDGTNLKQVRDLLRLR encoded by the coding sequence ATGCCAAAACAGAAGACAAATTCCGGCGCAAAGAAGAGATTCACGTTCACCGGTACTGGTAAGATTAAACGTCATCACGCTTACCACAGTCACATTCTGACTAAGAAGACAAAGAAACAGAAGAGAAATCTTGTTCACCAGACGCTCGTGGATGGTACAAACTTGAAGCAGGTACGCGACCTGCTCAGACTTCGTTAA
- the rplT gene encoding 50S ribosomal protein L20 has protein sequence MPRSVNHVASKAKRTRILKQTKGYYGARKNVWTVAKNTYEKGLTYAYRDRRNKKRNFRALWIQRINAAARLYDMSYSQLMGALHKAGIEINRKVLADLAVNNQEAFKAIVDKVK, from the coding sequence ATGCCAAGATCAGTCAATCATGTTGCTTCAAAAGCAAAGAGAACAAGAATTCTGAAGCAGACTAAGGGTTACTATGGTGCCCGTAAAAATGTTTGGACGGTAGCAAAGAATACCTATGAGAAGGGTTTGACTTATGCTTATCGTGACCGTCGTAACAAGAAGCGTAACTTCCGCGCATTGTGGATTCAGCGTATCAACGCTGCTGCTCGTCTTTATGATATGAGCTACAGCCAGTTGATGGGTGCATTGCACAAGGCTGGTATCGAGATCAACCGTAAGGTGCTCGCTGACCTCGCTGTTAACAATCAGGAAGCTTTTAAGGCTATTGTTGACAAAGTAAAGTAA
- a CDS encoding STM3941 family protein — translation MNQTKKILAYLGCIAFTALGVWLLTIENPTTTYPLWTIRVTGILSIIFFGGGGLFMAYKKVKLLINHKKEIEFTDRGISICGAEEILWNEIADFSLIRFKGNRLITIQMKNPEKVIANEPSWIKRKTMEYNLKTINALYSFPAYMMDGRAEEALTLCKLNLAKHK, via the coding sequence ATGAATCAGACAAAGAAAATCCTTGCCTACTTAGGTTGTATTGCGTTTACCGCCTTGGGCGTATGGCTCCTTACCATAGAAAACCCCACCACAACTTATCCACTATGGACAATAAGAGTTACTGGCATCCTCTCCATCATCTTCTTTGGTGGCGGCGGTTTGTTTATGGCTTATAAAAAGGTAAAACTTCTCATAAACCATAAGAAAGAAATAGAATTTACCGATAGAGGTATCTCTATCTGCGGAGCTGAGGAAATATTATGGAACGAGATTGCCGACTTCTCCCTAATACGTTTTAAAGGTAACAGGTTGATAACCATTCAGATGAAAAACCCTGAAAAGGTTATCGCAAACGAACCTTCGTGGATAAAACGCAAGACTATGGAGTATAACCTCAAGACTATCAACGCCCTTTACTCCTTCCCTGCCTATATGATGGATGGGCGAGCTGAAGAAGCACTTACGCTCTGCAAGCTGAACTTGGCAAAACATAAATAA
- a CDS encoding Tex family protein → MNIQPTYNKNNEPKNNSEPSANRALPPFTSLRSVTVGSGEPEGASGASFISHSLSLPLQSVSAVLTLLNEGCTIPFISRYRKERTGGLDEVQITDISELYDRLKELGKRKETILRTIREQEKLTPELEAKILACMDSTELEDIYLPYKPKRRTRAQIAREQGLEPLALAIMREAQKPTAPPDLPEGGGDKLASILQKYQGRAKESLSSRVRIGTPPLSGRSGGALALDIIAEIVSENQQARNTVRTAYQRGAVITSKVIKKMKDTDEAQKFADYFDFSEPLRRCNSHRLLAMRRGEDQGILRVSITIDGEECIARLTRQFVRGHGVCQTLVSQAVEDSFKRLINPSIENEFAALSKGRADEEAIKVFTENLRQLLLSPPLGQKRVLALDPGFANGCKIACLDEQGNLLHHEIIYPHPPRNQVRQATEALQRMINTYNIEAIAIGNGTASRESKEFVENITTETTTGPSPSPLPHREGSDYRHLPKSKQQFTDNTSPINSKPQSAGHTTPLPLGEGSGEGPVRPVGPVGSASSLFIFLVSEDGASIYSASPVAREEFPDEDVTTRGAISIGRRLMDPLAELVKIDPKSIGVGQYQHDVDQSKLKHSLDQTVMSCVNQVGVNLNTASLHLLTYVSGLGPALARNIIDYRREHGPFTSRAQLKKVKRLGDTAYQQCAGFLRIPDAKNPLDNSAVHPESYHIVEQMAKDLKCTIKDLIGNKKLLAEIDVKRYLTPQPPLRRERGSEASPNPSERRGGAPPNLPEKGGVPMRTREDKGALNLPQHLSNVSTSLPPLLSEGSGEATLRDILTELEKPGRDPRGEVEVFEFDKNVHTLSDLIIGMELPGIVTNITNFGAFVDIGVHQDGLVHISQLSDRFVTDPTQVIRLHQHVRVRVVEVDMRRKRIALSMKNIKQ, encoded by the coding sequence ATGAATATACAACCAACATACAACAAAAATAACGAGCCTAAAAACAATAGCGAACCCTCAGCAAATAGGGCTCTCCCACCCTTTACTTCCCTTCGGTCAGTGACCGTTGGTTCGGGGGAGCCGGAGGGGGCTTCTGGTGCTTCCTTCATCTCCCACTCGCTTTCCCTTCCCCTCCAAAGCGTATCGGCTGTTCTCACCTTACTAAACGAGGGCTGTACGATTCCCTTCATCTCGCGCTATCGTAAGGAGCGGACAGGGGGGCTTGATGAGGTTCAGATAACTGATATCAGCGAACTTTATGACCGTTTGAAGGAACTCGGAAAACGTAAGGAGACCATACTCAGAACAATCCGCGAGCAAGAGAAACTCACACCAGAATTAGAAGCAAAGATTCTCGCTTGTATGGATTCCACAGAGTTGGAAGATATCTACCTACCATATAAACCCAAACGCCGTACACGCGCGCAGATTGCACGTGAACAGGGATTGGAGCCGTTAGCGTTGGCGATAATGAGAGAAGCCCAAAAACCTACAGCCCCACCCGACCTCCCCGAAGGGGGAGGAGACAAACTTGCAAGTATTCTGCAGAAATATCAAGGAAGAGCCAAAGAATCTTTATCCTCTCGTGTGCGCATAGGCACTCCTCCCCTTTCGGGGAGGTCGGGTGGGGCTTTGGCTTTGGACATCATTGCCGAGATTGTCTCCGAGAACCAGCAGGCACGCAATACCGTCCGCACGGCTTACCAGCGTGGGGCTGTCATTACGTCGAAGGTCATCAAGAAGATGAAGGATACCGACGAGGCACAGAAGTTCGCTGATTACTTCGATTTCTCCGAACCTCTCCGACGATGCAATAGCCATCGACTTCTTGCCATGCGCCGTGGTGAGGACCAAGGCATCTTACGCGTAAGCATCACGATTGACGGTGAAGAATGTATTGCACGCCTCACCCGCCAATTCGTGCGTGGACACGGAGTTTGTCAGACCCTCGTTAGCCAAGCCGTTGAAGACTCCTTCAAACGTCTTATCAATCCGAGCATTGAAAATGAATTTGCTGCCTTGAGCAAGGGGCGTGCCGACGAAGAAGCCATCAAAGTCTTTACCGAGAACCTCCGCCAGCTTCTCCTCTCTCCCCCACTCGGTCAGAAACGTGTCCTCGCCCTCGACCCCGGTTTTGCCAACGGATGCAAGATAGCTTGCCTTGACGAACAAGGTAACCTCCTTCATCATGAGATTATCTATCCGCATCCACCACGCAATCAGGTAAGACAAGCCACGGAAGCCCTGCAAAGGATGATAAACACTTATAATATTGAGGCTATTGCCATTGGCAATGGTACGGCAAGCAGGGAGAGTAAGGAGTTTGTTGAGAACATAACGACCGAAACTACAACTGGCCCCTCCCCCTCACCCCTCCCCCATAGGGAGGGGAGTGATTACCGTCACTTGCCTAAAAGCAAACAGCAATTTACAGATAATACTTCTCCAATTAATAGCAAACCACAATCAGCAGGACATACTACTCCCCTCCCTTTGGGGGAGGGGTCGGGGGAGGGGCCAGTTAGGCCAGTTGGGCCAGTAGGGTCCGCTTCATCCTTGTTTATCTTCCTCGTCTCCGAGGACGGTGCCTCCATCTATTCCGCTTCTCCCGTGGCTCGTGAGGAGTTCCCCGACGAGGATGTGACTACACGTGGAGCCATATCTATCGGTAGACGACTGATGGACCCGCTCGCTGAACTCGTGAAGATTGACCCGAAGAGCATCGGTGTTGGACAATATCAGCACGATGTCGACCAATCAAAGCTTAAGCATTCACTCGACCAAACGGTGATGAGTTGTGTCAATCAGGTGGGTGTCAACCTCAACACGGCTTCCCTCCACTTGCTCACCTACGTCAGCGGACTCGGCCCTGCCCTTGCCCGCAACATCATTGATTACCGACGTGAGCACGGTCCTTTCACCTCACGTGCCCAGCTCAAGAAGGTGAAGCGTCTGGGTGATACTGCCTACCAGCAATGCGCAGGCTTCCTCCGTATTCCCGATGCCAAGAACCCACTCGATAACTCTGCCGTTCACCCCGAGAGCTATCACATCGTTGAGCAGATGGCGAAGGACTTGAAATGTACGATAAAGGATCTCATTGGCAATAAGAAACTCTTGGCAGAAATTGATGTCAAAAGGTACCTCACCCCCCAGCCCCCTCTCCGAAGGGAGAGGGGGAGTGAAGCCTCCCCCAACCCCTCCGAAAGGAGGGGAGGAGCCCCACCCAACCTCCCCGAAAAGGGAGGAGTGCCTATGCGCACACGAGAGGATAAGGGCGCTTTAAATCTTCCCCAACACCTCAGCAATGTATCTACAAGTTTGCCTCCCCTCCTTTCGGAGGGGTCGGGGGAGGCTACCCTCCGCGACATCCTCACCGAGCTTGAGAAGCCTGGGCGCGATCCACGTGGAGAGGTTGAAGTCTTCGAATTCGACAAGAATGTCCATACCCTCTCCGACCTCATCATAGGAATGGAACTCCCCGGTATCGTGACGAACATTACCAACTTCGGAGCCTTCGTCGACATCGGTGTTCATCAAGACGGACTCGTCCACATCTCTCAACTCTCCGACCGCTTCGTCACTGACCCCACACAAGTCATCCGCCTTCATCAGCACGTCCGCGTCCGTGTCGTCGAAGTCGATATGCGTCGCAAACGTATCGCATTGAGTATGAAGAATATCAAACAATAA
- a CDS encoding 50S ribosomal protein L19, whose translation MELNLKRTLTCIILTVLTTLSTHAQTLCVIDGTPLPDSLLHVTIDEMRSDSAKEIVAKRLGLIPPQAIESIQTFAVEEQIRQGKNIIFCKPPKDIIIMRTNSLAELQWVINGKLRKPRKKLTIIDYKLSPQRITEALPKGIKPTDIGSVNILTYINDPRQEKHPTIVIKTKSLTTK comes from the coding sequence ATGGAACTGAACCTGAAAAGAACCCTGACTTGTATAATCCTGACTGTGCTCACCACTCTCAGCACACATGCGCAGACCTTATGCGTCATTGACGGCACACCCCTTCCCGACTCCCTCCTGCACGTCACCATCGACGAGATGCGGTCGGATTCGGCCAAAGAGATTGTGGCAAAAAGACTGGGACTTATTCCGCCCCAAGCGATTGAATCCATTCAGACATTCGCAGTAGAAGAGCAGATAAGGCAAGGGAAGAACATCATATTCTGTAAACCACCCAAAGATATCATCATCATGCGAACCAACTCGCTTGCAGAACTACAATGGGTAATAAACGGTAAACTAAGGAAACCACGAAAGAAGTTGACTATCATTGATTACAAACTCTCACCCCAACGTATAACGGAGGCTTTGCCAAAGGGTATTAAGCCCACGGACATAGGCTCTGTCAACATCCTTACTTATATAAACGATCCACGACAAGAAAAACATCCAACCATCGTGATTAAGACAAAAAGCCTGACTACCAAATAA
- a CDS encoding murein L,D-transpeptidase catalytic domain-containing protein — MSRTCYSPPFGGGGGGGASWVRLFFFILLSLLTLNFGVKGYWKIKSYSFQSYFKDVWEICHEKGYNEDYCILVDFSRPSGEDRMAIIDLKTLSVLDTGPCAHGKGKGNSAWKPVFSNKEGSRCSSLGAFKIAEKGYSATVGLRFALDGLDASNSNARRRNILIHSSRYVGIMHHLTSYLPLSDASWGCFTTSPAMLKKIEALCDKSKKPILLYAYK, encoded by the coding sequence ATGAGCAGAACATGCTACTCCCCTCCCTTTGGGGGAGGGGGCGGGGGAGGGGCCAGTTGGGTCCGCCTCTTCTTTTTCATTCTTCTCTCTCTTCTAACCCTCAACTTTGGGGTAAAAGGCTATTGGAAGATAAAGTCCTATTCATTCCAAAGCTATTTCAAAGATGTATGGGAAATCTGTCACGAAAAGGGGTATAACGAAGACTACTGCATCCTCGTGGACTTTTCGCGCCCATCGGGTGAGGACCGAATGGCTATCATCGACCTGAAGACTTTATCCGTACTCGACACTGGTCCCTGTGCACATGGCAAAGGAAAGGGAAACAGTGCATGGAAACCTGTTTTCTCAAACAAAGAGGGGAGCAGATGCTCAAGTCTCGGAGCTTTCAAGATTGCAGAGAAAGGCTATTCCGCTACTGTCGGGTTGCGTTTTGCCCTTGATGGGTTGGATGCATCAAACAGCAATGCAAGACGAAGAAATATCCTCATTCATAGTTCTCGATACGTGGGCATTATGCACCATCTCACATCTTATCTCCCACTCTCCGATGCTTCGTGGGGATGCTTCACCACAAGCCCTGCTATGCTGAAGAAAATCGAAGCCCTTTGTGACAAGAGCAAGAAGCCTATCCTGCTTTATGCATATAAATAA
- a CDS encoding M3 family metallopeptidase, with protein sequence MKQNLKNVVLAAGLACTALTGQAQKARPKTTQTVSNSLMKQSTLPFNAPDFSRIKGEDYLPAIKAAIAEQRAEIKKITDNKQKPTFANTILAYERSGKDLERISNIFYALVSADKTPEIEKAQGSIVPLMTEFENEIKFNQKFFQRIKYVYDHEYKTLKGEDKKLLEVVYKDFTHAGALLPKEKMARMQEINKELAKLQQEFGDMLPKAANEATVWVSDVKELAGLSETDIAQCKKDAESRGGKAPYCIVITNTTQQPILASLENRGLRERVYNASIHRTDGTGAYNTFPVIVKIARLRAEKAQLMGYKNYASYSLSKTMAKNTDNVYAFLHQMIEAYKPKSEAQTKAIEEYAQKTEGADFRLQPYDRFYYSAKMKKDQYSFSDDDVKPYFNLDSVLVNGIFYAAHRVYGLSFRERKDIPTYHKDMKVFDVIDANGKQLALFYCDYFRRPTKRGGAWMSAFLKQSGDRHQKPLIYNVCNYAKAPEGQPTLLTWDETQTMFHEFGHALHGMLSNCKYNTLSGTAVSRDFVEMPSQFNESFASIPEVFNNYARHYKTNEPMPDALREKMLGSLNFLSAYALGENLSATSVDLAWHCLSPSEVPTVEEAPAFEKKVLADMGLLNNQIPPRYSTSYFNHIWGGGYAAGYYSYLWSEVLAANIADYFEAHGALTRKVGDDFRQKILSRGNTRDLMQIFSDFTGLKAPDTKGLLKARGM encoded by the coding sequence ATGAAACAGAATCTTAAAAATGTTGTGCTTGCCGCAGGACTTGCCTGCACAGCACTTACAGGTCAGGCACAGAAAGCAAGACCTAAGACCACACAGACGGTCAGCAATTCGCTTATGAAACAGAGTACGCTACCTTTCAACGCCCCTGATTTCAGCCGTATCAAGGGTGAAGACTATCTCCCTGCTATCAAAGCGGCTATCGCTGAGCAGAGAGCTGAGATAAAGAAGATTACGGACAATAAACAGAAACCTACCTTCGCTAATACTATCTTGGCTTACGAGCGGAGCGGAAAGGACTTGGAACGTATCTCAAACATCTTCTATGCGCTGGTATCTGCTGACAAGACACCTGAGATTGAAAAGGCACAGGGAAGTATCGTACCACTGATGACGGAGTTTGAGAATGAAATAAAGTTCAACCAGAAGTTCTTCCAGCGCATCAAGTATGTCTATGACCATGAGTACAAGACGCTCAAGGGTGAAGACAAGAAGTTATTAGAGGTGGTTTACAAGGACTTCACTCATGCCGGTGCCTTGCTTCCAAAAGAGAAGATGGCACGTATGCAGGAAATCAACAAGGAGTTGGCAAAGCTTCAGCAGGAGTTTGGCGATATGCTTCCTAAGGCTGCCAATGAGGCTACCGTATGGGTCAGTGACGTGAAGGAATTAGCAGGACTCAGCGAGACGGATATCGCTCAGTGCAAGAAAGATGCTGAGAGCCGTGGTGGTAAGGCACCTTACTGCATCGTAATTACGAATACCACTCAGCAGCCTATCCTTGCAAGTCTTGAAAACCGTGGCTTACGTGAGCGTGTCTACAACGCTTCTATTCATCGTACAGACGGCACTGGTGCTTACAATACCTTCCCTGTCATCGTGAAGATAGCTCGCTTGCGTGCGGAGAAGGCTCAGCTGATGGGTTACAAGAACTATGCTTCTTACTCGCTATCAAAGACGATGGCAAAGAATACGGATAACGTCTATGCCTTCTTGCATCAGATGATTGAGGCTTATAAACCTAAGTCGGAGGCTCAGACAAAGGCTATAGAGGAGTATGCTCAGAAGACGGAGGGTGCTGACTTCCGCCTCCAGCCTTACGACCGCTTCTATTATTCGGCTAAGATGAAGAAGGATCAGTACAGTTTCTCAGATGATGACGTGAAGCCTTACTTCAATCTTGATTCCGTACTCGTGAACGGTATCTTCTATGCGGCTCATCGTGTCTATGGACTTAGCTTCCGCGAGCGTAAGGATATCCCTACTTATCACAAGGATATGAAGGTGTTTGACGTGATAGATGCTAACGGCAAGCAGTTGGCGCTCTTCTATTGCGATTACTTCCGCCGTCCGACAAAGCGTGGTGGTGCTTGGATGAGTGCCTTCCTCAAGCAGAGTGGTGACCGTCACCAGAAACCGCTCATCTACAACGTATGTAACTATGCCAAGGCTCCTGAAGGTCAGCCAACGCTCCTTACTTGGGATGAGACTCAGACGATGTTCCACGAATTTGGACACGCCCTGCACGGTATGCTTTCTAACTGTAAGTATAACACGTTGAGTGGTACTGCCGTATCACGTGACTTCGTGGAGATGCCTTCACAGTTTAATGAGTCGTTCGCAAGCATACCAGAGGTGTTCAATAACTATGCACGCCATTACAAGACCAACGAACCGATGCCAGATGCCCTGCGTGAGAAGATGTTGGGTTCGCTCAACTTCCTTTCAGCTTACGCATTAGGCGAGAACCTTTCAGCTACAAGCGTAGACTTGGCTTGGCATTGCCTCTCACCATCTGAGGTTCCGACAGTCGAAGAGGCTCCAGCCTTCGAGAAGAAGGTGCTGGCGGATATGGGTCTGTTGAACAATCAGATTCCTCCACGCTACTCTACTTCTTACTTCAACCACATTTGGGGTGGTGGATATGCAGCTGGTTATTACAGCTATCTGTGGAGTGAGGTATTAGCCGCAAACATTGCTGATTACTTCGAGGCTCACGGTGCACTGACACGTAAGGTGGGTGATGACTTCCGCCAGAAGATTCTCTCACGTGGTAATACACGCGACTTGATGCAGATTTTCTCTGACTTCACTGGCCTCAAAGCTCCTGATACAAAGGGATTGCTGAAGGCGAGGGGGATGTAA
- a CDS encoding iron ABC transporter permease — protein sequence MKRNILLFICLATSILLLFGLNLTTGSVQIPFADILDILCGRFIGKESWEYIILENRLPQTLTAILCGASLSVCGLMLQTAFRNPLAGPDVFGISSGAGLGVALVMLLLGGTVSTSIFTVSGFLAILTAAFVGAIAVTVLILFLSTLVRNSVLLLIVGIMVGYVSSSAVSLLNFFASEEGVKSYMVWGMGNFGAVSMNHIPPFSILCLIGIIASFLLVKPLNILLLGPQYAESLGISTRQIRNILLVVVGLLTAITTAFCGPISFIGLAIPHIARLLFRTENHQILLPGTVLSGAVIALLCNFICYLPGESGIIPLNAVTPLIGAPVIIYVIIQRR from the coding sequence ATGAAACGGAATATTCTTCTTTTTATATGCTTAGCAACAAGTATCCTACTTCTATTTGGACTGAACCTTACAACTGGTTCTGTTCAGATACCCTTTGCTGATATATTAGATATTCTGTGTGGTCGTTTCATAGGAAAAGAAAGCTGGGAATATATTATTTTAGAGAACCGACTCCCTCAAACACTCACTGCCATACTTTGTGGAGCATCGTTGTCAGTTTGTGGTTTAATGCTTCAAACAGCCTTTCGCAATCCTTTAGCAGGTCCAGATGTATTTGGTATCAGTTCTGGTGCAGGCTTAGGTGTTGCCTTGGTGATGCTATTATTGGGTGGAACTGTCTCTACTTCTATCTTTACTGTTTCAGGCTTTCTTGCCATTCTTACCGCAGCTTTCGTTGGAGCAATCGCTGTAACAGTACTCATCTTGTTCCTTTCCACTTTAGTGCGCAACAGTGTTTTATTACTGATAGTGGGTATCATGGTGGGATATGTTTCTTCTTCCGCTGTTTCTCTTTTGAATTTCTTTGCATCGGAAGAAGGCGTGAAAAGCTATATGGTATGGGGAATGGGTAATTTTGGAGCTGTATCAATGAATCATATCCCTCCTTTTTCTATTCTCTGTTTAATAGGTATTATAGCTTCTTTTTTATTGGTAAAGCCACTGAACATCCTACTCTTAGGACCACAATATGCAGAGAGTTTAGGGATTAGCACACGCCAGATTCGCAATATACTATTAGTAGTCGTAGGGCTGCTAACAGCCATCACAACCGCTTTTTGTGGTCCTATTTCATTTATCGGGTTAGCTATTCCACATATAGCCCGCCTCTTATTCCGTACTGAGAATCATCAGATACTTCTTCCAGGAACAGTGTTGAGCGGTGCTGTAATCGCTTTACTTTGCAACTTTATTTGTTATCTTCCTGGCGAATCAGGTATAATCCCACTTAATGCTGTCACCCCACTCATCGGTGCCCCCGTTATCATTTACGTAATTATTCAGCGTAGGTAA